From the Selenomonas timonae genome, one window contains:
- a CDS encoding OmpH family outer membrane protein — MKYTSKAAAAVLLTASMFAAGCGQVHIGTMDRERVQTEAPQIKAVVTEANEKLMEAQQEAQAKFEANPAMTTEEAQQLQMETQRKMAGLNQMYMTQYEQKLNVAVQDIAKAKDLDIVLDAGSEKTPTVFTGGVDITDEVIGKLQ, encoded by the coding sequence ATGAAGTATACAAGCAAGGCGGCTGCCGCCGTCCTTCTTACCGCGAGTATGTTTGCTGCCGGCTGCGGTCAGGTTCATATCGGCACTATGGATCGCGAGCGCGTGCAGACGGAGGCGCCCCAGATCAAGGCGGTCGTCACCGAGGCGAATGAGAAGCTCATGGAGGCGCAGCAGGAGGCGCAGGCGAAGTTCGAGGCGAACCCGGCTATGACCACCGAGGAGGCGCAGCAGCTCCAGATGGAGACGCAGCGCAAGATGGCGGGGCTCAATCAGATGTATATGACCCAGTACGAGCAGAAGCTGAACGTAGCGGTGCAGGATATTGCCAAAGCGAAGGATCTGGACATTGTACTGGATGCAGGCTCTGAGAAAACACCGACCGTCTTCACGGGCGGTGTGGATATCACCGACGAAGTGATTGGAAAACTCCAATAA
- a CDS encoding OmpH family outer membrane protein: MIKLQQKQVKIISILIAVVFVGSVVALALTQSGSGIASAATSSVGVVDYRQVGSQHPQLAAANAEMQKASQEAQADFEAKSANMNDQEKSDYYQQTMQRLQQKNEELMEPIEKSIQDAVKAVAEKKGLSVVIEKGAVVYGGQDITQDVVKQLSK, encoded by the coding sequence ATGATCAAATTGCAGCAGAAGCAGGTTAAGATTATCAGCATTCTTATCGCCGTCGTCTTCGTCGGCTCGGTGGTAGCACTCGCACTTACGCAGAGCGGCTCGGGCATCGCCTCGGCGGCAACGTCCTCCGTCGGCGTGGTGGACTATCGTCAGGTCGGCAGCCAGCACCCGCAGCTTGCAGCGGCAAACGCTGAGATGCAGAAGGCGTCGCAGGAGGCACAGGCGGATTTTGAGGCGAAGTCGGCGAATATGAACGACCAGGAGAAGTCGGACTACTACCAGCAGACGATGCAGCGTCTCCAGCAGAAGAATGAGGAGCTGATGGAGCCCATTGAGAAGAGCATCCAGGACGCAGTTAAGGCTGTCGCTGAGAAGAAGGGGCTCTCCGTCGTCATCGAAAAGGGCGCAGTCGTATACGGCGGGCAGGACATCACGCAGGATGTCGTCAAGCAGCTGAGCAAGTAA
- a CDS encoding ArnT family glycosyltransferase has protein sequence MNERLTSGVAILCLVVLYFWGNGALAVTAPVEVNYAQTAKEMLAAGDYLSPQIYGNYWYDKPIFFYWELIAAFSVFGVTDFAARFFPALFAAAGLVLTYAFARRLYDERTAFWSAIILGTGVLYSVLAKLILTDMSLFVFFGGTLAAFFVGYYEQERKYFYIAYICAGLAVLTKGPIGILLPGLVILVFLLLRRDLSALGRMCIPSGLLVFAAVCAPWYVYMYFAHGADFVNTFLGIHNVLRATVSEHAKWDVWYFYLGIYFIGMFPWSFALPLALYRAWCVRPVIDTRTLFLLVWAIVVPVFFQFMATKYPTYSFPAFLPTAILTARLLAKNTRVLKAGAILGMGLYLAVVFVVTNYSEGDGHFSGKEAAAILAQTMRADDLLVCYGDYTATVPYYTGHTMYELASREEIAARAPKEMSWNSKNVMPFLPLDELPRDRTVYLVVERHAFDAFEENLAAQGWEELGALPHEGRTKLRLYRRAVQP, from the coding sequence ATGAATGAGCGGTTGACGAGCGGCGTTGCGATCCTGTGCCTTGTTGTACTTTATTTCTGGGGCAACGGGGCACTCGCCGTGACGGCACCTGTCGAGGTGAACTACGCACAGACGGCGAAGGAGATGTTGGCAGCGGGAGATTACCTCTCCCCGCAGATCTACGGGAACTATTGGTACGATAAGCCGATCTTCTTCTATTGGGAGCTGATTGCAGCGTTCTCCGTCTTCGGCGTGACGGACTTTGCCGCACGCTTCTTCCCCGCGCTCTTCGCTGCGGCGGGGCTCGTCTTGACCTATGCCTTTGCGCGGCGGCTCTACGATGAGCGGACGGCGTTCTGGTCGGCGATCATCCTCGGGACGGGCGTTCTCTATTCGGTGCTCGCAAAGCTGATCCTCACGGATATGAGCCTCTTTGTTTTCTTTGGCGGGACACTTGCGGCGTTTTTTGTCGGCTACTATGAGCAGGAGCGAAAATATTTCTATATCGCGTATATCTGTGCGGGGCTCGCCGTACTGACGAAGGGACCGATCGGCATCCTTCTGCCTGGGCTTGTGATCCTCGTATTCCTTTTACTGCGGCGCGATCTCTCCGCACTCGGACGTATGTGCATCCCCAGCGGTTTGCTCGTCTTTGCGGCGGTCTGCGCGCCGTGGTACGTCTATATGTATTTCGCACACGGGGCGGATTTCGTGAACACCTTCCTCGGCATTCACAATGTCCTGCGTGCAACGGTGTCCGAGCATGCAAAGTGGGACGTCTGGTACTTCTATCTCGGCATCTACTTTATCGGGATGTTTCCGTGGAGCTTCGCCCTGCCGCTCGCGCTCTATCGTGCGTGGTGCGTGCGTCCTGTAATTGACACGCGCACGCTGTTTCTCCTTGTCTGGGCGATTGTCGTGCCCGTGTTCTTTCAGTTCATGGCGACGAAGTACCCGACGTACAGTTTCCCCGCATTCCTGCCAACGGCGATTCTGACGGCACGCCTCCTCGCAAAGAATACGCGCGTGCTGAAAGCCGGAGCGATCCTCGGCATGGGGCTCTATCTCGCCGTGGTCTTCGTGGTGACGAACTACTCTGAGGGCGACGGACATTTCAGTGGGAAGGAGGCGGCGGCAATCCTCGCGCAGACGATGCGGGCGGATGATCTTCTCGTCTGCTACGGCGACTATACGGCTACGGTGCCGTACTATACGGGGCATACGATGTATGAGCTTGCCTCGCGAGAGGAGATTGCGGCGCGTGCGCCGAAGGAGATGAGCTGGAACAGCAAGAATGTCATGCCTTTCCTGCCGCTGGATGAGCTGCCCCGCGATCGGACGGTGTATCTCGTCGTGGAGCGTCATGCGTTCGATGCGTTTGAGGAGAATCTTGCGGCGCAGGGCTGGGAAGAGCTCGGCGCACTGCCGCACGAGGGGCGGACGAAACTGCGTCTCTATCGACGGGCGGTGCAGCCGTGA
- a CDS encoding glycosyltransferase family 2 protein: MKRVSIVVPVYNEEDNIAHFVQSVEKVMETLPYAYEILFIDDGSRDRSREILREMGERDPHVQSIFLARNAGHQVALTCGTDHADGDAVITMDGDMQHPPELLPVLLAKWEAGYEIVQTVRLTTEGASIFKRLTSKYYYRLLNAMTDVEIQEGGSDFRLMDRKAVLALRRYHEHARFIRGIVGAMGFRKTSVEFVAPERFAGQSKFSLHKMISFALDGILAYSVQPLRAAFYVGICSALLAVLLFLHVLYETLRGETVAGWSTIVVCSLFFGGMQMMMLGVCGEYIARILQEVKNRPLYLISSDNRRMGEQREEGNE, translated from the coding sequence GTGAAGCGTGTTTCGATTGTGGTTCCGGTCTACAACGAGGAGGACAATATTGCGCACTTTGTGCAGAGCGTGGAAAAGGTGATGGAAACGCTGCCCTATGCGTACGAGATCCTCTTTATCGACGACGGTTCCCGTGACCGCAGCCGCGAGATTCTGCGCGAAATGGGGGAGCGCGACCCGCATGTGCAGTCGATCTTCCTCGCGCGCAATGCGGGGCATCAGGTCGCGCTGACCTGCGGCACGGATCATGCAGACGGGGACGCGGTGATCACGATGGACGGCGATATGCAGCACCCGCCGGAGCTCCTGCCCGTCCTCCTTGCGAAGTGGGAGGCGGGCTATGAGATTGTTCAGACGGTGCGTCTGACGACGGAGGGCGCATCCATATTTAAGCGTCTTACGTCGAAATACTACTACCGCTTGCTCAACGCGATGACCGATGTGGAGATTCAGGAGGGGGGGTCGGATTTCCGCCTGATGGATCGCAAGGCGGTGCTTGCACTGCGCCGCTATCACGAGCACGCGCGCTTCATTCGCGGAATCGTGGGTGCGATGGGATTCCGCAAGACGAGCGTGGAGTTTGTCGCGCCGGAGCGCTTTGCGGGGCAGTCAAAGTTCTCCCTGCACAAGATGATCTCGTTCGCACTCGATGGCATTCTTGCCTACTCGGTGCAGCCGCTGCGCGCTGCCTTCTACGTGGGCATATGCTCGGCACTGCTCGCAGTTCTGCTCTTTCTCCATGTGCTCTATGAGACACTTCGTGGCGAGACAGTGGCGGGCTGGTCGACGATCGTTGTATGCAGTCTCTTCTTCGGCGGCATGCAGATGATGATGCTCGGTGTCTGCGGCGAGTATATTGCGCGCATTCTGCAAGAGGTAAAGAATCGTCCGCTCTATCTGATTTCGTCTGATAATCGGCGTATGGGGGAGCAAAGGGAGGAAGGCAATGAATGA
- a CDS encoding acylphosphatase, producing MQALVPGRIWAIALLIFAAFGCFAHTYAAESSRVEETAAIVVGEREIPSIVRARMERTVAAIAAERMEGRVITTVSALEEAEIIGTVFDRLLVGYTVTGVDVRPAQRTEVIIHLAPWADTIQGVHVQMAVEGMPAAVEEIVRADLAGVSTVFSDALVGLPLAATDWATGALKRSLNAYMDEHLPEFRADYDIDVDQTAQVRLTVYPRLPVVRIVDLSMRSDTIPNVTLLTQRRAMETAANRLVGVPVAFVARHCSVFEQQLADSLDGAGGLRRLHLTSQVTITPGERMAVMSRTDTMRYRLRLTGWLDIGRTSENRGWDRRDLHVRLHAGQMLSARDELYAETDAAPEDVRFDWRVGYARELFPHFTGDLRYDLRDDRLSVAGSYALHPRWLVRYEQWTDTGAWEWELRYKMHDFLSVAALADGHDRWLRLIGNF from the coding sequence ATGCAGGCTCTTGTGCCTGGGCGCATCTGGGCGATCGCCCTCCTCATTTTTGCAGCTTTCGGGTGTTTTGCCCACACATATGCCGCAGAGTCCTCCCGCGTGGAGGAGACTGCGGCTATTGTTGTAGGTGAGCGGGAGATTCCCTCCATTGTGCGAGCGCGCATGGAGCGCACAGTTGCGGCAATCGCGGCAGAGCGTATGGAGGGGCGCGTGATTACGACGGTCTCTGCGTTGGAGGAGGCGGAGATCATCGGCACGGTCTTTGACCGTCTGCTCGTCGGCTACACGGTAACTGGGGTCGATGTGCGTCCTGCGCAACGGACGGAGGTCATAATCCACCTTGCACCGTGGGCGGATACGATCCAGGGTGTTCATGTACAGATGGCGGTGGAGGGCATGCCAGCCGCCGTTGAGGAGATTGTGCGCGCAGACCTTGCGGGTGTCAGCACGGTCTTTTCGGATGCTCTTGTGGGGCTGCCGCTTGCGGCGACGGACTGGGCGACGGGGGCGCTGAAACGCAGCTTGAACGCCTATATGGACGAACATCTGCCGGAGTTCCGCGCGGACTACGATATCGATGTCGATCAGACGGCACAGGTGCGTCTCACCGTCTATCCACGTCTGCCCGTTGTGCGGATCGTGGATCTCTCGATGCGTTCGGATACGATACCGAACGTGACGCTGCTCACGCAGCGCAGGGCGATGGAGACGGCGGCGAATCGCCTTGTCGGCGTGCCTGTCGCCTTTGTTGCGCGTCACTGTTCCGTGTTTGAACAGCAGCTGGCAGATAGTCTGGATGGCGCGGGAGGACTACGCCGACTCCATCTCACCTCACAGGTGACGATCACGCCGGGGGAGCGCATGGCGGTCATGAGCCGCACGGATACGATGCGCTATCGTCTTCGTCTGACGGGCTGGCTCGATATCGGGCGCACCTCGGAGAATCGCGGCTGGGATCGGCGCGACCTGCACGTGCGCCTGCATGCAGGACAGATGCTGAGTGCGCGCGATGAACTCTATGCGGAGACCGATGCCGCGCCCGAGGATGTGCGCTTTGACTGGCGCGTCGGCTATGCGCGTGAACTATTCCCGCATTTCACGGGTGATCTGCGCTACGATCTGCGCGATGACCGCCTCTCTGTCGCGGGGAGCTATGCGCTCCATCCGCGCTGGCTCGTGCGTTACGAGCAGTGGACGGATACGGGCGCATGGGAGTGGGAGCTGCGGTACAAGATGCATGATTTCCTCAGCGTTGCAGCGCTTGCAGACGGTCATGACAGGTGGCTACGTCTGATTGGAAATTTCTAG
- a CDS encoding BamA/OMP85 family outer membrane protein encodes MNSKRYQRLTLAVALGVGVSAAALPHGFAAEEGTAQESAAVVTEAPVLSDAAPSAVSNTADAPVANAPALTTTSAPTSSDERAAAWAAKRPAEDEITNYLAAQVGKTIMEIKFNGATEATEGAARAALTMHVGDAVTEEGLVKDRDAIYATGYFYDLYPTFEQVPEGVVLTYNVLENPELKEVKIEGNTVESTESLMELITVKNGELLNSRTLQENVQAIQEKYRADGYILAKITDLNIAQDGTLTIKISEGTLEGYKVKGNKKTKEYVILHEMRQKVGEPFNANQARRSMQRVYNLGFFEDVNVKMNPGVEPNAVVMEIDVKEKRTGSFGIGAGYSSADGMVGTLSVSDTNFRGMGDTISITYEISGDDTDARGYTFMYRRPWLDKKETAGTLRIYNRTYEYDDYDEDGNHKESFMRKYSGGEVTISRPMSEYSTNFVTLRNRQDKYVKHTETGNAGNRSNNTAWINSNFGTTRSVTFEHVTDTRDNVYEPTMGARASLSAEFAGFGGDFNYQKYIAGDTHYLKAGRSQVFVLRGQYGISRGSISEYSQFRMGGQDTIRGYREDQFRGTRMALASIEYRFPIVSKVTGALFADYGGAWSDGFTPENMYGSIGIGLGLNTPIGPLRLDYGRGSQGGRVHFRVGGTF; translated from the coding sequence TTGAACAGCAAGAGATATCAGAGACTCACACTCGCCGTCGCGCTTGGCGTCGGCGTGTCCGCCGCGGCGTTGCCACATGGCTTTGCCGCAGAGGAGGGGACTGCGCAGGAGAGTGCCGCTGTGGTGACAGAGGCACCCGTGCTGAGCGATGCTGCGCCATCTGCCGTAAGCAACACTGCGGACGCTCCGGTTGCGAATGCACCCGCGCTGACGACCACATCTGCGCCCACGTCCTCGGATGAGCGTGCTGCCGCGTGGGCGGCAAAGCGTCCCGCTGAGGATGAGATCACGAACTACCTTGCAGCGCAGGTGGGCAAGACGATTATGGAGATCAAGTTCAACGGTGCGACGGAGGCGACAGAAGGGGCGGCGCGCGCTGCACTCACGATGCACGTGGGTGACGCTGTGACCGAGGAGGGGCTGGTGAAGGATCGCGATGCGATCTACGCAACGGGCTATTTCTACGATCTCTATCCGACCTTTGAGCAGGTACCCGAGGGCGTTGTCCTGACTTACAATGTGCTCGAGAATCCAGAGCTCAAGGAAGTGAAGATTGAGGGCAACACGGTCGAATCCACGGAGTCTCTGATGGAGCTCATCACGGTCAAGAACGGTGAGCTGCTGAATTCGCGCACGCTGCAGGAGAATGTGCAGGCGATCCAGGAGAAGTACCGTGCGGATGGTTACATTCTTGCAAAGATCACGGATCTCAACATCGCGCAGGACGGCACGCTCACGATCAAGATCAGCGAGGGCACACTCGAGGGCTATAAGGTCAAGGGCAACAAAAAGACGAAGGAATACGTCATCCTGCATGAGATGCGTCAGAAGGTCGGTGAGCCGTTCAATGCAAATCAGGCGCGCCGCAGCATGCAGCGTGTCTACAACCTTGGCTTCTTCGAGGATGTCAATGTCAAGATGAACCCCGGCGTTGAGCCGAATGCGGTCGTCATGGAGATTGATGTCAAGGAGAAGCGCACGGGTTCGTTCGGCATCGGTGCAGGCTACTCAAGCGCTGACGGCATGGTTGGGACGCTGAGCGTCAGTGACACGAATTTCCGCGGGATGGGCGATACGATCAGCATCACCTATGAGATCAGCGGCGATGATACGGATGCGCGCGGCTATACGTTCATGTACCGCCGTCCATGGCTCGACAAGAAGGAGACGGCAGGTACGCTGCGCATCTACAACCGCACATATGAGTACGATGACTACGATGAGGACGGCAACCACAAGGAGTCGTTCATGCGCAAGTACTCGGGCGGTGAGGTGACGATCAGCCGTCCCATGAGCGAGTATTCGACGAATTTCGTCACGCTCCGCAACCGTCAGGACAAGTATGTGAAGCATACGGAGACGGGCAACGCGGGCAACCGCAGCAACAATACGGCTTGGATTAACAGCAATTTCGGCACAACGCGCAGCGTAACGTTCGAGCACGTGACGGATACGCGCGATAATGTCTACGAGCCGACGATGGGGGCGCGTGCCTCTCTCTCGGCAGAGTTCGCAGGTTTTGGTGGTGACTTCAACTACCAGAAGTACATTGCAGGGGATACCCACTACCTCAAGGCGGGGCGTTCGCAGGTCTTTGTTCTGCGCGGGCAGTACGGCATCAGCCGCGGCTCGATCTCGGAGTACAGCCAGTTCCGCATGGGCGGTCAGGATACGATCCGCGGCTACCGCGAGGATCAGTTCCGCGGGACACGCATGGCGCTCGCCTCGATTGAATACCGCTTCCCGATCGTGTCGAAGGTGACGGGCGCACTCTTTGCGGACTACGGTGGCGCATGGAGCGATGGCTTTACGCCGGAGAATATGTACGGGAGCATCGGCATCGGGCTCGGGCTCAACACGCCGATCGGTCCGCTGCGCCTTGACTACGGTCGTGGTTCGCAGGGCGGCCGCGTTCACTTCCGCGTCGGCGGCACGTTCTGA
- a CDS encoding preprotein translocase subunit SecG, which produces MAADRRERAKSIRAARDWLTGAEHALAGEDDLAGDLKLMLARAELARIAADRRARLRRLALWLLPTAAAAVGLAYFVWGTPPAEEMAMPPPVHRTERDVPVAAVDAVEDAAPLTKTAPAEALSKEMPAADAERVQPQTQPATATVTAQASVQSAAPAQRPQMPDADMQRLMQVGGKILRE; this is translated from the coding sequence ATGGCCGCAGACCGCAGAGAGCGCGCGAAATCTATCCGTGCGGCACGGGACTGGCTTACGGGCGCAGAGCATGCGCTCGCGGGCGAAGACGATCTTGCGGGCGACCTGAAACTCATGCTTGCACGCGCAGAGCTTGCGCGTATTGCAGCGGATCGCCGTGCGCGTCTGAGACGCCTTGCCCTTTGGTTGCTGCCGACGGCTGCTGCGGCAGTTGGGCTCGCATACTTCGTGTGGGGCACACCGCCTGCAGAGGAGATGGCGATGCCGCCGCCCGTGCACCGCACGGAGCGGGATGTGCCCGTAGCTGCGGTGGATGCCGTGGAGGATGCAGCGCCGCTAACGAAGACAGCGCCCGCAGAGGCACTGTCGAAGGAGATGCCTGCGGCGGATGCGGAGCGCGTGCAGCCGCAGACACAGCCCGCCACTGCGACCGTGACTGCACAGGCATCTGTGCAGAGCGCAGCGCCCGCGCAGCGTCCGCAGATGCCCGATGCCGATATGCAGCGACTCATGCAGGTCGGCGGAAAAATTTTACGAGAGTAG
- a CDS encoding sigma-70 family RNA polymerase sigma factor, whose product MFSDYVKKLADVQKLTLTEEGELWRAYKERGDEAARRRIIESYQPLVFREVMPYRALPAVMDAVQEGTIGLIEAVERYDPRRGVAFSLYAVHRVRGRILDFLRREGRVDLPCLEAETEAYETAKELLVDERPSVAELAEHHALVGVLGAAMERLPARERLVLEGVTIGGARAQTMAESLGVTPAQIYRLQKNGIRRIRGMLSRFMQHW is encoded by the coding sequence GTGTTTTCGGATTATGTAAAGAAGCTCGCCGACGTGCAGAAACTCACGCTGACAGAGGAGGGGGAACTCTGGCGCGCCTATAAGGAGCGCGGCGATGAGGCGGCGCGGCGGAGGATCATTGAGTCGTATCAGCCGCTCGTCTTCCGTGAGGTCATGCCCTATCGCGCGCTGCCCGCCGTGATGGATGCGGTGCAGGAGGGGACGATTGGTCTGATCGAAGCGGTGGAGCGCTATGATCCCAGGCGCGGCGTAGCGTTCAGCCTCTACGCTGTGCATCGCGTGCGCGGGCGCATTCTGGACTTTCTCCGCCGTGAGGGGCGGGTCGATCTGCCGTGCCTCGAGGCGGAGACGGAGGCGTACGAGACGGCGAAGGAGCTGCTCGTCGACGAGCGTCCATCAGTTGCGGAACTCGCGGAGCATCATGCGCTTGTCGGCGTGCTCGGCGCTGCGATGGAGCGCCTGCCTGCGCGGGAGCGCCTTGTGCTCGAGGGTGTGACGATCGGTGGCGCACGAGCGCAGACAATGGCGGAGTCGCTTGGCGTGACGCCGGCGCAGATCTACCGTCTGCAAAAAAACGGAATTCGTCGCATTCGCGGGATGCTCTCGCGCTTTATGCAGCATTGGTAG